A genomic stretch from Kogia breviceps isolate mKogBre1 chromosome 1, mKogBre1 haplotype 1, whole genome shotgun sequence includes:
- the ZNF281 gene encoding zinc finger protein 281, whose protein sequence is MKVGSAFLSGGGGGAGSGGRAEMEPSFPPGMVMFNHRLPPVASFARPAGAAAPPPQCVLAAAPAAAPAAEPPPAPAPDVTFKKEPAAPGAAFPAQRTSWGFLQSLVSIKQEKPADPEEPPGAPHPHYGGLFAGADERAPGLGAGDAAGPGVIQDLSVLHPPPPPAPHPRDVLLGRTDDPRGPEEPKPDASVKKAKRPKPESQGIKAKRKPGASSKPSLAGDGEGAVLSPSQKPHICDHCSAAFRSSYHLRRHVLIHTGERPFQCSQCSMGFIQKYLLQRHEKIHSREKPFGCDQCSMKFIQKYHMERHKRTHSGEKPYKCDTCQQYFSRTDRLLKHRRTCGEALAKGLPSAEPGSSSNHSTVGNLAVLSQGSTSSSRRKAKSRSIAVENKEPKTGKANESHMSNSINMQSYSVEMPTVSSSGGITGTGIEELQKRVPKLIFKKGSRKSMDKNYLNFVSPLPDIVGQKSLSGKPSGSLGIVSNSSVETVSLLQSTSGKQGQMSSNYDDAMQFSKKRRYLPTASSNSAFSVNVGHMVSQQSVIQSAGVGVLDSEAPLSLIDSSALNAEIKSCHDKSGIPDEVLQSILDQYSSKSESQKEDPFNITEPRVDLHASGEHSELVQEENLSPGTQTASHDKASMLQEYSKYLQQAFEKSTNAGFTLGHGFQFVSLSSPLHNHTLFPEKQIYTTSPLECGFGQSVTSVLPSSLPKPPFGMLFGSQPGLYLSALDATHQQLTPSQELDDLIDSQKNLETSSAFQSSSQKLTSQKEQQKNLESSTSFQIPSQELAGQMDPQKDVEPRTTYQIENFAQAFGSQFKSGSRVPMTFITNSNGEVDHRARTSVSDFSGYTNMMSDVSEPCSTRGKTPTSQSYR, encoded by the coding sequence ATGAAAGTCGGCAGCGCGTTcctgagcggcggcggcggcggcgcgggtaGCGGCGGGCGGGCGGAGATGGAGCCCAGCTTCCCGCCGGGCATGGTGATGTTCAACCACCGGCTGCCCCCGGTCGCCAGCTTCGCGCGGCCGGCGGGCGCGGCCGCCCCTCCCCCGCAGTGCGTGCTGGCCGCCGCCCCGGCCGCGGCCCCGGCCGCCGAGCCCCCCCCGGCGCCCGCCCCGGACGTGACTTTCAAGAAGGAGCCGGCGGCGCCCGGCGCGGCCTTCCCGGCGCAGAGgacctcctggggcttcctgcaGTCGCTGGTCAGCATCAAGCAGGAGAAGCCGGCAGACCCCGAGGAGCCGCCGGGCGCCCCCCATCCCCACTACGGAGGGCTGTTCGCGGGGGCCGACGAGCGGGCGCCGGGGCTGGGCGCCGGGGACGCGGCCGGCCCGGGCGTCATCCAGGACCTGAGCGTCCTgcacccgccgccgccgcccgccccgcaCCCCCGCGACGTGCTGCTCGGCCGGACTGACGACCCCCGCGGCCCCGAGGAGCCCAAGCCGGACGCGAGCGTCAAGAAGGCCAAGAGGCCAAAGCCAGAATCTCAGGGAATCAAAGCCAAGAGGAAGCCGGGCGCATCTTCCAAGCCGTCGCTGGCTGGAGACGGAGAAGGCGCCGTCCTGTCCCCAAGCCAGAAACCTCACATCTGCGACCACTGCAGCGCCGCTTTCCGCAGCTCCTACCACCTGCGGCGGCACGTCCTCATCCACACCGGGGAGCGGCCCTTCCAGTGCAGCCAGTGCAGCATGGGCTTCATCCAGAAGTACCTGCTGCAGAGGCACGAGAAGATCCACAGCCGGGAGAAGCCCTTCGGGTGCGATCAGTGCAGCATGAAGTTCATCCAGAAGTACCACATGGAGAGACACAAGCGGACGCACAGTGGAGAAAAGCCATACAAATGTGACACTTGCCAGCAGTATTTCTCAAGGACTGATAGACTGTTGAAGCACAGGCGCACGTGCGGCGAAGCCCTGGCGAAGGGGCTGCCCAGCGCAGAGCCTGGCTCATCCAGCAACCATAGCACCGTGGGTAACCTGGCTGTGTTGTCTCAGGGAAGTACAAGTTCTTCAAGGAGAAAAGCAAAGTCGAGAAGCATAGCTGTTGAAAACAAGGAGCCCAAGACGGGGAAAGCAAATGAATCCCATATGTCAAACAGTATAAACATGCAGAGTTACTCCGTAGAAATGCCTACTGTGTCTTCCAGTGGGGGCATCACCGGCACTGGCATAGAGGAGCTCCAGAAGAGGGTGCCAAAACTGATCTTTAAGAAAGGAAGCCGGAAGAGCATGGATAAAAACTACCTGAACTTTGTGTCACCGTTACCAGACATAGTTGGACAGAAGTCCTTGTCTGGGAAACCGAGTGGCTCCCTTGGCATCGTGTCAAACAGTAGCGTGGAGACCGTTAGCCTTCTCCAGAGTACAAGTGGCAAACAAGGTCAAATGAGCAGTAATTATGACGATGCCATGCAGTTCTCAAAGAAAAGAAGATACCTACCCACCGCCAGCAGCAACAGTGCCTTTTCCGTGAACGTGGGACACATGGTCTCCCAGCAGTCCGTCATTCAGTCGGCGGGCGTCGGTGTTTTGGACAGTGAGGCCCCGTTGTCCCTTATTGACTCCTCGGCCCTGAATGCGGAAATTAAGTCTTGTCATGACAAGTCGGGAATTCCTGACGAGGTTTTACAAAGTATTTTGGATCAGTACTCCAGCAAGTCAGAGAGCCAGAAGGAGGATCCTTTCAACATAACAGAACCACGAGTGGATCTGCACGCCTCAGGAGAGCACTCAGAACTGGTTCAAGAAGAAAATTTGAGCCCAGGCACCCAGACTGCTTCACATGACAAGGCGAGCATGTTGCAAGAATACTCCAAATACCTCCAGCAGGCTTTCGAAAAATCCACGAATGCAGGTTTTACTCTGGGACACGGTTTCCAATTTGTCAGTCTGTCTTCACCTCTCCACAACCACACTTTATTTCCAGaaaaacagatatacactacATCTCCTTTGGAGTGTGGTTTCGGCCAGTCTGTTACCTCAGTGTTGCCATCTTCGTTGCCAAAGCCTCCTTTTGGGATGTTGTTTGGGTCTCAGCCAGGTCTTTATTTGTCTGCTTTGGATGCCACACATCAGCAGTTGACACCTTCCCAGGAGCTGGATGACCTGATAGATTCTCAGAAGAATCTAGAGACTTCATCAGCCTTCCAGTCCTCATCTCAGAAACTGACTAGCCAGAAGGAACAACAGAAAAACTTAGAGTCCTCCACGAGCTTTCAGATCCCATCTCAGGAGTTAGCTGGCCAGATGGATCCTCAGAAGGACGTAGAGCCCAGAACAACGTACCAGATTGAGAACTTTGCACAAGCGTTCGGTTCTCAGTTCAAGTCGGGCAGCAGGGTGCCAATGACCTTTATCACGAACTCTAATGGAGAAGTGGACCATAGAGCAAGGACTTCAGTGTcagatttctcagggtatacaaaCATGATGTCTGATGTTAGTGAGCCATGTAGTACCAGAGGAAAGACCCCCACCAGCCAGAGTTACAGGTAA